TTTATACAGTATACCTATACTATAAATCATAGCATTCTCTTTCTAAGATCTCTCTTCAAAGTGACTTCAGGGTACTGATTGATCCGAAATATAGGCATTGGCGAGACCTTGTAACTTTTCTTTAATCTGCAGAATTGGCTTTTGCCAATCACCTCTTTTCTCTTGCCTAAATAAGACTAAATTTTCATACCATGGTGTTGTTTCGCCCTCTTGCATCCAACGCCATTCTGCAGGTTTTGAAAGTAACACAAATGTTTTTTTATTTAAAGCACCACTTAAATGAGCAACAGAAGTGTCTACAGATATGACCAGATCTAACGCTTCGATGAATGCCGCCGTTTGCGCAAAATCTGTTAAAAGCTCTGTTTTATCGATAATTGTATCGTGAAGATGTAACGATTGGATTTCATGGCTATCTTCTCCGATTTGTAAGGAATACCATGTAATATGCTCCACATCGAAAAGTTGACTTAAAATCTTAAGTCCAATGTATCGATCTTTATGACCTCTATTGGTAGGACTACCACTCCACGTAATGCCTACATGTAAACTTTTTTGATCAAAGGAAAATTGACTCTTTTCGGGACTCCCTAAATAGGGAAACTTACGCGGTATGGTGTGCAAAAGGGTCTTAAACCTTTGGGGGCAGGAGAGTAAAGGAAGGTAAAAATCATGCTTTGGTAAAGGATCTTCTTCACACATAATTTCGTGTACCTCTTTGATAGACCGAAAAAGCGCTACGAGTTCTACGCGTGTTCGCACAATGACCTTTGCACCAAGTTCGCTAAAATAAGGAGCATAACGAATAAACATGATAGTGTCACCAAAACCCTGTTCCGTCTGAAGAATGATCGTTTTATTTTGAAGCGATTCGCCTTGCCAAAGGGGAGATGTATAGACATGCGTTTTGGCAAGAAGTTCATTCATTTTCAAGCGATACTCATATCCACGCCATCCGTTCTCGTAATGACCGTTAGAAAGATCCATCAAGGCTATATCAAATTTGGCATTCGTATGCTCAGGATTTAATGCCAGCGCTTTTTGATAATAGAAAATAGCACGATCAAACTCTTTGTTCTCTTTATAAACGGCCCCTAAATTGCTGTAAGCATCTGCATAATTTGGATTCAGGGTAATAGAACGCTTTAAATAATCAATTGCCCCTTTTGTATCACCCATATTGCGTCGTAAGTTACCCAAATTGTTAAACGCGGCCGAGTCATTTGGATTGAGTTCTAAGGCTTTTTGGTATGCAAATAACGCCTCTTCGTTCCTTCCCATTTCTTTATACACAACACCGATATTATTATACGCTTGTGTTTTATCAGGAGCGAGTCTGATGGCTCTACTATAGGGTTCAACCGCTTTTTGAAAAAGCCTCCAAGAGGCAAAGAGATTCCCTAAATTAAGATACGCTTCATACTCGTTAGGGAATTTTTTGACAATTTCATTTGACACACGTAAAGCTTCTTCAGGCTTTTTAAGAAGTTTTAAAAGTTCAACCAAGGTAATGTAGTCATTAAGCTTATGGGTAATTGAGATGGTTTTCCATAGCATTTGCGCCGATTTGGCATACTGTTTTTGAAGTCGCAAAACAGAAGAGAGATTCGAATAAAAGGGAACATAGGAGTCATCCAATGCGATGCCTCTTTCAAAAGTAGCAATGGCTTT
Above is a genomic segment from Sulfurospirillum halorespirans DSM 13726 containing:
- a CDS encoding tetratricopeptide repeat protein is translated as MVHEAIENNVHSLIEAGDIFLRELDFKTAITCYVKALEYPLDANALRRVYTNLGVAYKREGLFEKAIATFERGIALDDSYVPFYSNLSSVLRLQKQYAKSAQMLWKTISITHKLNDYITLVELLKLLKKPEEALRVSNEIVKKFPNEYEAYLNLGNLFASWRLFQKAVEPYSRAIRLAPDKTQAYNNIGVVYKEMGRNEEALFAYQKALELNPNDSAAFNNLGNLRRNMGDTKGAIDYLKRSITLNPNYADAYSNLGAVYKENKEFDRAIFYYQKALALNPEHTNAKFDIALMDLSNGHYENGWRGYEYRLKMNELLAKTHVYTSPLWQGESLQNKTIILQTEQGFGDTIMFIRYAPYFSELGAKVIVRTRVELVALFRSIKEVHEIMCEEDPLPKHDFYLPLLSCPQRFKTLLHTIPRKFPYLGSPEKSQFSFDQKSLHVGITWSGSPTNRGHKDRYIGLKILSQLFDVEHITWYSLQIGEDSHEIQSLHLHDTIIDKTELLTDFAQTAAFIEALDLVISVDTSVAHLSGALNKKTFVLLSKPAEWRWMQEGETTPWYENLVLFRQEKRGDWQKPILQIKEKLQGLANAYISDQSVP